Proteins encoded in a region of the Streptomyces sp. NBC_00513 genome:
- a CDS encoding RNA polymerase sigma factor: protein MSTTRAVETVFRIESARIIAGVTRIVRDVGIAEEIAQDAMVAALEQWPVDGVPDRPGAWLTTTAKNRAIDLVRRKEAYARKLAEVGRTLENVTPPEEPAEPEDIDDDLLRLIFTACHPVLRTEGRVALTLRLMGGLTTQEIARAFLTSESTVAQRIVRAKRSLATAGVPFEVPYGTDREQRLASVLEVIYLVFNEGHSATAGDDLVRPALCEDALRLARLLAGLMPEETETHGLVALLEFQASRIATRTGPDGEPVLLADQNRTRWNRMLIGRGVAALRRAGTGPYSVQAAIAGCHAAAVRYEDTDWATIVALYGRLLVLIPSPVVELNRAVAVSMAEGPGAALPLVEALADEPALASYHLLPSVRGDLLERLGRGEEARVEFERAASLTRNARERSLLLRRARAAAER from the coding sequence GTGAGTACGACCCGAGCGGTCGAAACGGTGTTCAGGATCGAGTCCGCGCGGATCATCGCCGGTGTGACGCGCATCGTGCGCGACGTCGGCATCGCGGAGGAGATCGCCCAGGACGCCATGGTCGCCGCGCTGGAGCAGTGGCCCGTGGACGGCGTCCCGGACCGGCCGGGCGCCTGGCTGACGACCACCGCCAAGAACCGCGCGATCGATCTCGTCCGCCGCAAGGAGGCCTACGCCCGCAAACTCGCCGAGGTGGGCCGCACCCTGGAGAACGTAACCCCGCCCGAGGAGCCGGCCGAGCCGGAGGACATCGACGACGACCTGTTGCGGCTGATCTTCACCGCCTGTCATCCGGTGCTGAGGACGGAGGGCCGGGTCGCGCTCACGCTGCGTCTCATGGGCGGGCTGACCACGCAGGAGATCGCCCGCGCCTTCCTCACCTCCGAGTCGACCGTCGCCCAGCGCATCGTCCGGGCGAAGCGGTCGCTGGCCACGGCCGGCGTGCCGTTCGAGGTTCCGTACGGCACCGACCGCGAGCAGCGGCTCGCCTCCGTGCTGGAGGTGATCTACCTCGTTTTCAACGAGGGCCACTCGGCGACCGCCGGGGACGACCTGGTCCGCCCGGCACTGTGCGAGGACGCGCTGCGGCTGGCCCGGTTGCTGGCCGGCCTGATGCCCGAGGAGACCGAGACGCACGGGCTGGTGGCGCTCCTGGAGTTCCAGGCCTCCCGGATCGCCACCCGCACCGGGCCCGACGGCGAGCCCGTGCTCCTCGCCGACCAGAACCGGACCCGGTGGAACCGCATGCTCATCGGGCGCGGTGTCGCGGCACTGCGCCGCGCGGGCACCGGCCCGTACTCCGTGCAGGCCGCGATCGCCGGGTGTCATGCCGCGGCCGTCCGGTACGAGGACACCGACTGGGCGACGATCGTCGCGCTGTACGGGCGACTCCTCGTGCTGATCCCGTCCCCCGTGGTGGAACTGAACCGGGCCGTCGCCGTCTCCATGGCCGAGGGCCCCGGTGCCGCCCTGCCGCTGGTCGAGGCCCTTGCGGACGAACCGGCCCTCGCGTCCTACCACTTGCTGCCGAGCGTGCGGGGTGATCTGTTGGAGCGCCTCGGCCGCGGGGAGGAGGCCCGGGTCGAGTTCGAACGGGCCGCCTCCCTGACGCGCAATGCCCGAGAGCGCTCCTTGCTGCTGCGTCGGGCGCGGGCCGCGGCCGAGCGCTGA
- a CDS encoding ABC transporter ATP-binding protein, producing the protein MNTEAPTFEELRRKALAAAEPRGHDPAHAIVCDRLVRIFSSDGVEVQALQGLELTVTRGDLIALVGASGSGKSTLLNILAGLDVPTAGKATVGGHDLLEMSARERLRYRREAVGFVWQQTARNLLPFLTAAQNVALPMQLKDGSGRAARKRQTARVAELLAALEIGDLAGRRPNALSGGQQQRVAIAVAMANDPAVLLADEPTGELDSETGAAIFEAFRTVNRELGATVVIVTHDPMVAGEVRRTVAIRDGRTSSEVLRRTVTDEHGAESVSEREYVMLDRTGRVQLPYKFLEALGMEHRVAVDLAADHIEVRRDDAQDAPDTD; encoded by the coding sequence TTGAACACCGAAGCCCCCACCTTCGAGGAGCTGCGCCGCAAGGCGTTGGCCGCCGCCGAGCCCCGCGGTCACGATCCGGCCCACGCCATCGTCTGTGACCGGCTGGTGCGCATCTTCAGTTCCGACGGGGTCGAGGTGCAGGCCCTGCAGGGGTTGGAGCTGACCGTGACCCGGGGGGATCTGATCGCGCTGGTCGGCGCGTCCGGCAGCGGGAAGTCGACGCTGTTGAACATCCTGGCGGGCCTGGACGTGCCGACGGCGGGCAAGGCCACCGTGGGCGGCCACGACCTGTTGGAGATGTCGGCGCGGGAGCGGCTGCGCTACCGGCGCGAGGCCGTGGGGTTCGTCTGGCAGCAGACCGCCCGCAACCTGCTGCCGTTCCTCACGGCCGCCCAGAACGTGGCGCTGCCGATGCAGCTGAAGGACGGGAGCGGGCGCGCGGCCCGCAAGCGGCAGACCGCGCGCGTCGCCGAGCTGTTGGCGGCCCTGGAGATCGGCGACCTGGCCGGGCGGCGGCCGAACGCGCTGTCCGGCGGGCAGCAGCAGCGCGTGGCCATCGCCGTGGCCATGGCCAACGACCCGGCGGTCCTGTTGGCGGACGAACCGACCGGCGAGCTGGACTCCGAGACCGGCGCCGCGATCTTCGAGGCCTTCCGTACCGTGAACCGGGAACTCGGGGCGACCGTGGTGATCGTGACGCACGACCCGATGGTCGCGGGAGAGGTCCGCCGTACGGTGGCCATCCGCGACGGTCGCACCAGCAGCGAGGTGCTGCGCCGCACCGTCACCGACGAGCACGGCGCGGAGTCCGTGAGCGAACGCGAGTACGTGATGCTGGACCGTACCGGGCGGGTGCAACTCCCGTACAAGTTCCTGGAGGCGCTGGGCATGGAGCACCGGGTGGCGGTCGACCTCGCCGCCGACCACATCGAGGTCCGTCGCGACGATGCGCAGGACGCCCCGGACACGGACTGA
- a CDS encoding YciI family protein has translation MPRFLSLIRIDEQNTPTDGFTPEFEQRMGALLEEITKAGVMLDTAGLLPTAEGTRVTWSGGKIGYTDGPFTETKEVIGGYALMQCKDKAEALEWTKRFLELHPATWTVGSELREIVEG, from the coding sequence ATGCCGCGCTTCCTTTCGCTGATCCGCATCGACGAGCAGAACACGCCCACCGACGGCTTCACCCCCGAGTTCGAGCAGCGGATGGGCGCCCTCCTGGAGGAGATCACCAAGGCCGGAGTCATGCTCGACACCGCGGGCCTGCTCCCCACCGCCGAGGGCACCCGGGTCACCTGGTCCGGCGGCAAGATCGGCTACACCGACGGCCCCTTCACCGAGACCAAGGAGGTCATCGGCGGCTACGCCCTCATGCAGTGCAAGGACAAGGCCGAGGCCCTGGAATGGACCAAGCGGTTCCTGGAGCTCCACCCCGCCACCTGGACGGTCGGCTCCGAGCTCCGCGAGATCGTCGAAGGCTGA
- a CDS encoding condensation domain-containing protein: protein MRQFPLEMHTLAPGRVVEWRLRSTAAARDADRGDPSGRRASFNQDKHFTVAEESRAADDPVASWIAVTFEVEGPLDETALSRALLAFVGRHEVLRCEFRRLAGELACAPLAADELALETAQVGVFETSELLRGFLVERFKRSIDTLSWPLFTMGAVLREDSATVYLAFDHIVCDGMSMPIVVHEVETEYEALCRGESSGLPATAPSYLDFAEEQRRRYLSIGADDERLGYWKSFIERNGEFFPRFPLDLGVRPDRMYPIVNEASLLLDATEAEVFEKSCLAVGGKPFMGVLASVAVCLREAGGPGVYRGFMPVSERGRDAWTNSVGWFVNTMPIEFDASPGRDFTQVMTQVRAGFGEMIRHIDVPFVRAWELLAPEEFAARSWPYPVNFFSYIDMRKCRGSERHDEWRPTSHVWSARANGACSWFQRDADGLHMNSIYVDTAAARGTMGDFQASLRQTVRDIALTGGFRRPIALTPPRLPIRPRVRA, encoded by the coding sequence ATGCGGCAGTTTCCTCTGGAGATGCACACCTTGGCGCCCGGAAGGGTGGTGGAGTGGCGTTTGCGGTCCACGGCGGCGGCGCGGGACGCCGACCGGGGTGATCCGTCGGGCAGGAGGGCGTCCTTCAACCAGGACAAGCACTTCACCGTCGCCGAGGAGAGCCGTGCGGCCGACGATCCGGTCGCGTCCTGGATCGCGGTGACCTTCGAGGTCGAGGGACCGCTCGACGAAACGGCCCTCAGTCGGGCGCTGTTGGCGTTCGTGGGCCGTCACGAGGTGCTGCGCTGCGAGTTCCGCCGGCTGGCCGGCGAGCTGGCCTGCGCGCCGCTGGCCGCCGACGAACTCGCCCTCGAAACGGCCCAGGTGGGCGTCTTCGAGACGTCCGAGCTGCTGCGCGGTTTCCTCGTCGAACGGTTCAAGCGCAGCATCGACACCCTGTCCTGGCCGCTGTTCACCATGGGCGCCGTGCTGCGCGAGGACTCCGCCACGGTGTACCTGGCCTTCGACCACATCGTGTGCGACGGCATGTCGATGCCGATCGTGGTGCACGAGGTGGAGACGGAGTACGAGGCGCTGTGCCGGGGCGAGAGCTCCGGGCTGCCGGCCACCGCGCCCAGTTATCTGGACTTCGCCGAGGAGCAGCGGCGCCGGTACCTCTCCATCGGCGCGGACGACGAACGCCTGGGCTACTGGAAGTCGTTCATCGAGCGCAACGGCGAGTTCTTCCCGCGGTTCCCGCTCGACCTGGGCGTGCGGCCGGACCGGATGTACCCGATCGTCAACGAGGCGTCGCTGCTCCTGGACGCCACCGAGGCGGAGGTGTTCGAGAAGTCCTGTCTGGCGGTGGGCGGCAAGCCGTTCATGGGGGTGCTCGCGTCGGTCGCCGTCTGCCTGCGGGAGGCCGGCGGGCCCGGCGTGTACCGCGGGTTCATGCCGGTCAGCGAGCGCGGGCGGGACGCCTGGACCAACTCGGTGGGCTGGTTCGTGAACACCATGCCCATCGAGTTCGACGCTTCTCCGGGGCGGGACTTCACCCAGGTCATGACGCAGGTACGGGCCGGTTTCGGCGAGATGATCCGCCACATCGACGTGCCGTTCGTCAGGGCCTGGGAGTTGCTGGCCCCCGAGGAGTTCGCGGCGCGCTCGTGGCCGTACCCGGTGAACTTCTTCTCGTACATCGACATGCGCAAGTGTCGTGGCTCCGAGCGGCACGACGAGTGGCGGCCCACCTCCCACGTGTGGTCGGCGCGGGCGAACGGCGCGTGCTCCTGGTTCCAACGGGACGCGGACGGACTGCACATGAACTCCATCTACGTGGACACCGCGGCCGCCCGCGGCACCATGGGCGACTTCCAGGCGTCACTGCGCCAGACCGTGCGGGACATCGCCCTGACCGGCGGGTTCCGCCGCCCGATCGCGCTCACCCCGCCCCGTCTGCCGATCCGGCCCCGCGTCCGGGCCTGA